In Sorghum bicolor cultivar BTx623 chromosome 10, Sorghum_bicolor_NCBIv3, whole genome shotgun sequence, one genomic interval encodes:
- the LOC8069075 gene encoding 40S ribosomal protein S20 yields MAAADVAYAPPMKSGKAGFEAGLMDPQHRIRITLSSRSVKNLEKVCGDLVKGAKGKDLKIKGPVRMPTKVLHITTRKSPCGEGTNTWDRFEMRIHKRVIDLISTPDVVKQITSITIEPGVEVEVTISDA; encoded by the exons atggcggcggcggatgTGGCGTACGCGCCGCCGATGAAGTCGGGCAAGGCCGGGTTCGAGGCGGGCCTGATGGATCCGCAGCACAGGATCCGCATCACGCTCTCCTCCAGGAGCGTCAAGAACCTCGAGAAAG TCTGCGGCGATCTGGTGAAGGGTGCCAAGGGCAAGGATCTGAAGATCAAGGGCCCCGTGCGGATGCCTACCAAGGTGCTCCACATCACCACCAGGAAGTCTCCCTGTGGCGAAG GTACCAACACCTGGGATCGCTTTGAGATGAGGATTCACAAGAGGGTGATTGATCTCATCAGTACACCAGACGTGGTCAAGCAGATCACCTCGATCACCATTGAACCAGGTGTGGAGGTTGAGGTGACTATCAGCGACGCATAA
- the LOC8068394 gene encoding 3-phosphoshikimate 1-carboxyvinyltransferase 2: protein MAAMATKATVSLDLAAGPRHHHRPSSAARPSARPAASAAVRGLRARGLRVVPLAAAAAPAVQAGAEEIVLQPIKEISGTVKLPGSKSLSNRILLLAALSEGTTVVDNLLNSEDVHYMLGALNTLGLSVEADKVAKRAVVVGCGGKFPVEDAKEEVQLFLGNAGTAMRPLTAAVTAAGGNATYVLDGVPRMRERPIGDLVVGLKQLGADVDCFLGTDCPPVRINGIGGLPGGKVKLSGSISSQYLSALLMAAPLALGDVEIEIIDKLISIPYVEMTLRLMERFGVKAEHSDSWDRFYIKGGQKYKSPKNAYVEGDASSASYFLAGAAITGGTVTVEGCGTTSLQGDVKFAEVLEMMGAKVTWTETSVTVTGPPRQPFGRKHLKAIDVNMNKMPDVAMTLAVVALFANGPTAIRDVASWRVKETERMVAIRTELTKLGASVEEGPDYCIITPPEKLNVTAIDTYDDHRMAMAFSLAACAEVPVTIRDPGCTRKTFPDYFDVLSTFVKN from the exons atggcggccaTGGCGACCAAGGCCACCGTGTCGCTGGACCTCGCCGCGGGAccgcgccaccaccaccgcccgaGCTCGGCGGCGCGCCCGTCAGCCCGCCCCGCCGCTTCTGCCGCCGTCCGCGGGCTGAGGGCGCGCGGGCTCCGCGTGGTCcccttggcggcggcggcggcacccgCGGTGCAGGCGGGCGCCGAGGAGATCGTGCTGCAGCCCATCAAGGAGATCTCCGGCACCGTCAAGCTGCCCGGGTCCAAGTCGCTGTCCAACCGGatcctcctgctcgccgccctgTCCGAG GGGACAACAGTGGTTGATAACCTGTTGAACAGTGAGGATGTTCACTACATGCTTGGGGCCTTGAACACTCTTGGGCTCTCTGTCGAAGCAGACAAAGTTGCCAAAAGAGCTGTTGTTGTTGGCTGTGGTGGAAAGTTCCCAGTTGAGGACGCTAAAGAGGAAGTGCAGCTCTTCTTGGGgaatgctggaactgcaatgcGGCCATTGACAGCAGCTGTTACTGCTGCTGGTGGAAATGCAAC TTACGTGCTTGATGGAGTACCAAGAATGAGGGAGAGACCCATCGGCGACTTGGTTGTCGGATTGAAGCAGCTTGGTGCGGACGTTGATTGTTTCCTTGGCACTGACTGCCCACCCGTTCGTATCAATGGAATTGGAGGGCTACCTGGCGGCAAG GTTAAGCTCTCTGGCTCCATCAGCAGTCAGTACTTGAGTGCCTTGCTGATGGCTGCTCCTTTGGCTCTTGGGGATGTGGAGATTGAAATCATTGATAAATTAATCTCCATTCCCTATGTCGAAATGACATTGAGATTGATGGAGCGTTTTGGTGTGAAAGCAGAGCATTCTGATAGCTGGGACAGATTCTACATTAAGGGAGGTCAAAAATACAA GTCCCCCAAAAATGCCTATGTTGAAGGTGATGCCTCAAGTGCAAGCTATTTCTTGGCTGGTGCTGCAATTACTGGAGGGACTGTGACTGTTGAAGGTTGTGGCACCACCAGTTTGCAG GGTGATGTGAAGTTTGCTGAGGTACTGGAGATGATGGGAGCAAAGGTTACATGGACCGAGACTAGCGTAACTGTTACTGGCCCACCACGGCAGCCATTTGGGAGGAAACACCTCAAGGCTATTGATGTTAACATGAACAAAATGCCTGATGTTGCCATGACTCTTGCTGTGGTTGCCCTCTTTGCCAATGGCCCAACAGCTATCAGAGACG TGGCGTCCTGGAGAGTAAAGGAGACCGAGAGGATGGTTGCGATCCGGACGGAGCTAACCAAG CTGGGAGCATCAGTTGAGGAAGGGCCGGACTACTGCATCATCACACCGCCAGAGAAGCTGAACGTGACGGCGATCGACACATACGACGACCACAGGATGGCCATGGCCTTCTCCCTTGCCGCCTGTGCGGAGGTCCCCGTCACGATCCGGGACCCTGGGTGCACCCGGAAGACCTTCCCCGACTACTTCGATGTGCTGAGCACGTTCGTCAAGAACTAA